From the genome of Dickeya aquatica, one region includes:
- a CDS encoding NPP1 family protein, translating into MFLKKTAVLATLPLWVVFSANADDFDKLDQALPAGVNAASIAPVFDFDTDGCLPSAGISRSGQQNGGQKPTGSLTGGCRWKTFLDKSNTLHRYACINNGGNRYCGHFYALYFLKDQILAGVNSGHRHDWEYAAVWTKNGAVTHGSFSAHGKLTTTAAANIDKQSGHLKFVYHKDGALTHAFRFADSGEQAENPYNTFVTPDIISWYSVHGDGISNQDMRNKLNTFNYESADIPMKDSNFLSNLNAGKPGDYPAFTQASVDSSK; encoded by the coding sequence ATGTTTTTAAAGAAAACAGCTGTTCTGGCCACCCTTCCTCTCTGGGTGGTTTTTTCTGCCAATGCTGATGATTTTGATAAATTGGATCAGGCGCTGCCAGCGGGGGTGAATGCTGCCTCTATTGCGCCGGTGTTTGATTTTGATACCGATGGCTGCCTGCCCAGTGCCGGTATCAGCCGTAGCGGCCAGCAAAATGGTGGGCAAAAACCGACGGGGAGCCTGACCGGTGGATGCCGCTGGAAGACTTTTCTGGATAAATCGAATACCCTTCACCGGTATGCGTGTATTAACAACGGTGGCAACCGCTATTGTGGCCATTTCTATGCTTTATATTTTTTGAAAGACCAGATTTTGGCTGGCGTAAATAGTGGCCATCGCCATGACTGGGAATATGCTGCCGTCTGGACAAAAAATGGTGCCGTAACACACGGCAGTTTCAGTGCTCATGGTAAGCTCACCACGACAGCGGCAGCAAATATTGATAAGCAAAGCGGGCATCTGAAATTTGTTTATCATAAAGATGGTGCATTAACCCATGCATTTCGTTTTGCAGATTCAGGCGAGCAGGCGGAAAACCCTTACAATACCTTTGTCACCCCCGATATTATTAGCTGGTACTCGGTGCATGGCGATGGTATCAGCAATCAGGATATGCGTAACAAGCTGAATACCTTTAATTATGAATCGGCAGATATTCCGATGAAAGACAGTAACTTTCTTTCTAATCTGAATGCCGGTAAACCCGGTGATTACCCCGCCTTTACACAAGCCAGTGTAGATAGTTCTAAATAA